The DNA window TTTTCACTCCCTTTCAACTCCCTGCCCGGCAGTccacttttttgctccctcccaactccctgccagacagtccccatttttgttctgggagcaaaaacgtagaCCGTCTGCCGTTCCCTGAGTACTGATTTGGGAAATGCTGTGTTAGTGGGTCAGATGTGTTTGAACAGAAATGCATTATGTCCAGATTGCAGGCTTCGATCTTGACGGCTGCATCATCACCACCAAGTCAGGCAAAGTGTTTCCAACAAGTCCAGATGACTGGAGGTGGGTCTGCTGAATGGCCTGTCCCCTTGTCTTCCTCTTGACCACTTTCATTAATatattgtttgtcttttttcacCTGCAGGATTCTGTACCCTGAGATTAAGCCCAAATTGGCTAATCTAATAAAGGACGGTTATAAGGTTAGTACCTTTGTGGTCCTTTCACTTTCCCTCATCAGTCTCATCTAATGATCTAGCTGTCAAATATTCCTAAGGATCACGCTATCAGTCATCTCCGGCAGTCGGAGAAGACCTTTCAGGTGTGACACTGAATGgacattttgtgtttccgtCACTCTCCACTAGGTGGTGTTTTTCACCAATCAGCTGGGCATCGCCCGGGGCAAGCAGAGGCCTGAGGTCTTCAAGTCCAAAGTGGAGGATGTGCTGAGCACGCTGGagctgccagttcaggtccggCGCAAATTTAGCTTTGACTGATATGTGGACTTTCGTCGCATTTATCAAAATTAAGTGATATATGTTTATGATGACTTTTGGGATTTCTCCCGTAATGTTGACATTCCAGGTGTTCGTCGCGGCCGGCCCTGGGATCTATAGGAAGCCAGTATTGGGAATGTGGGACTACCTGTGTAAACAGGTAAGAGACTCCCACACAATACCAGGTTTCGGATTCGAGACGGTCCAGCTGGTTACACCTTTGATGCGTGAAATTTTACATTCCTCTTCCTCCATATCAGGCCAATGATGGCATAGCAGTTGAGAAAGCCCAGAGCTTCTACGTTGGAGGTAAGGCAGCCTGCTGTCACAGTCTAACAATTTCAACATCAGTGTGAAGAAAACCAAGAGCTCAGTGTAGGAGTCAGCTGGGGATTGGTTGATGGGAGCACAAAAAGGCATTATTTCATTgttgaatgaataaatatagaAGAAGAGTCTATTCTTTGATGATTGTCTGCAGATGCTGCCGGTCGACCAGCCAACTGGGCACcaggcaaaaaaaagaaagatttcTCCTGCAGTGACAGACTGGTAAGAGACTTCAAAGCAGGAACATCTCACACTGCTATGGTCACCATCTCCTGTCTGGTTGTTTTTACTGCAGACCATGTCCCAGGCGCGGAGAAAACTACAAGCTCTGGTGAAGTGGTCCTTCACCTTGCTAGTTGTCAGTTTGTGGAGGACTTAATTCTTGTCTATTTTTGCTAGTTTGCCCTGAACGTCGGGCTGCGGTTTCATACTCCAGAGGAGTTCTTCCTGGGCTGGAAGGTCGCCCCCTACAGCTCTCCTCCTTACGACCCGGTAAGCTCCAGGTGTGGAACTCTAAACAGCAAAGCGCTACTCCAGCGCCGTTAGTGTGCAAACTGAGAGCGTCATGCTTCTCGTCACTCTGCTCAGAGGGCGTGTGACCCGAACGACCGGCTGTACGACCCACCTGACGCTACACTCACTTCTCCTCGGCAGGAAGTGATCGTTGCCGTGGGTTTTCCTGCTTGTAGGTTTTAAAGTCTTATTTATATGTTAATCTTATTGATTGCCTTGATGTTGAGGCCATCTTCTCTCCTGCCCTCGTATAACgttttcttcatttattttccTAGCTGGGAAGTCCACTTTCTTCCAGAAACACATCATTCCGCAGGGCTATGTATACGTGAACAGGGTGAGGGAGTGTTCTGCAGCGGccaagtgcacacacacatatcaggGCTGTGTTATTTAAAGCGCCGTTGGGCAGCAAAATCCTACCGATCAGCTAGTGATGTGACAATCGGCAGCCTGGCATTCACTGTGTCACTGCAGCTGCGGGGGAGGGGTGAATACACTATTATGGTGTGACTTTATGTGTAGATTTTATAATGCAGTGCAGCTCAAGAGACCCAGTTTTATGATATAATTCTCAGTCACATCAGACAATGGGTATCATATTCCTGAAATGTTTTTGACTTCAGCAAAGAGTTGTGGGAAAAAACTGTTCGTTTTTTCAAACAGCCATTCACTTTGATCAATTGGGCATTTCCAGAATACATTGGGAATGATACATACATTCATCCTCCATAATTAATCTAGTACAGGCTCATGGTGAGAGTGACTTTGTGGCATGGTGTTGATTGAATGATTcagctttccccccccccccccccccactgctgtcAGGACACGTTGGGGTCGTGGCAGAACTGTGTCTCAGCCTGTGAGCGCGCTCTGAAGGAGGGCCGCAGTGTCGCCGTGGACAACACCAACCCTGACCCCGAATCCCGCAAACGGTACCATACAGAACTCCTGcacatttttctgtttgttcGTGGGACGTTTTGTCTGTTTCTGCAGCCTTGGCCTCTTCCTCACCATCGGCTGTACCTCTTTCGTTGCCTTCAGGTACGTGGATGTCTGTCAGAAGATGGGAGTGGCCTGTCGTTGCTTCCTTTTCTCGGCCACCTTGGAACAGGCCAAGCACAACAACAGGGTCGGTACCCCTACTGGACCCGGTCCTGCCAGTGCTCACTCATGACCCCCTGTTGACGTGTCCGACTCATCTCGTGCTGCTTTGTCTTCCGCAGTTCCGTGAGATGATGCCGTCCGAGCAGAAACATGCCACTGTGAACGACATGATCTTTCACAGCTACAAGTGAGTAAATGGCTATTGTCCTTGATTGTTGGATAATTATTGGATATCAATATATATTGAATTGGCAACATTGTTATGTCATTTACTTCAAAGGCATTTCAGTTAGGGTACTTAGGCATTGACAGGAAAAGCTTTTGATCTTTGTTAATAAACATCACAATGTCATCAATTATCTATATAAGTGTTTCCTCTGGTTTACTGAGCCAGTTCATCAAAGGATTTTTCTTCTCTCTTTGCAGGAACAAATTTGTTGCACCAAGTCTATCTGAGGGTTTTTCTGAGATCTTGCAAATACACTTTGTCCCAAGTTTCCTGGACAGCAAATCGGAGGCTCTCTATAGGCAGTTTTCTGAAGGGTGATTGGTGCATATTTTTATTGCCCCACCCAATAGAAAGAGAATGACTTTGGGCACTGAACACTACCTCCTCCAGCTAGTCAGTCTTTTAGTATTTAGAATAGGACTCCCTTTATAATGAGAGAAGGCAGCATTGTTAAAGCTTTCAGTACAGTAATGGCGGATAAAACAAATTGTTAGAAAAATCGCATGGATTCTGTCACTTATAAGATTCTCGAAATTACTTTGGGGGGAAAAGACTGTCCATCTGTATTTTGTTGTACAATGATAATTAATAAATTTGCCTTTCAACAACATTTGTTAATTCTCTTGTTCATAGTTCCCTTGTCATATGAGGCTGTAGGAAGCAGAACATTTCCAATGAATTGGCAAAAGAGAGACAAGAGGTCTGAGCTTCCACTGTTGCATTCACGGTTTGGAATCTGGAGGATATTCCGCATGCTTTGCACTTCATCCTACATGATTCTCTTTATATTACTCTGAGCCAGTAGTTCTTGGCCATCCCAGACCAGTGCATGTAAAGTGATTTGCCATTTGTACCGTGTTGCTTAAAAAGGACATTCATTGGTGGACATTTGCGGCAAGTATGGAATTTGTGAAGGAACATAATTGTGTTGCTTAAAATCCCATGATCAGATCAATTGTATTGACAAAGGTATTTAGTCCTTGTTGTATGAGGAGAATGCTTGCCTGTAGATCTGAGAGCAGTTTGTCGTGCTGTCCATGGAAAAATCCATTGGgcaaaagaaatatatttttttcctttcatttctgccattttattgctttagaaaaaaatacaataacatGTACATACTGGCAGCTattatatagttttttttattattttaatttgcattCATGTCAGTTATATGGAACTTAAGCAATGCATCAAAACAGTATGAATGAAACTACAGGTGTGATCTGCGTCGTCCCATCCCAGTTACAGGAAATGTACCACGTTTCCTAATTTAGGTGGtatggatttttaaaaactgattaTGATTGAAATTGCACATCAGTTTCTGATCTGTTGGGTTAGTGCCACAATGGAATTCTTTGGATGGCAGCTAATGATTTGGATAATCCTTAAACAGTGAGACGCAAATGATTTCTGAGTTCAGTATGAGctccttcatcatcatcatcatcacatcCATGTTGTGGGACTGGGTGAAGAACCATGGCAGGTTGAGGATGTGGGTCTAGGAGGCACTGGAGACTTCTGTAGCATTGCTGCTGGTTGTCTCAGAGCCATCTTCTACTTTTTTGCCAAAAAGTTGCAGGATGCAGTTACGAAACTATAAGAGGTGGAGAAGAGAAGAACGAAGCGGAcaaattattcatttttttcctaAGAAAGATGAAAGAAATTACTGCTTAAATCTCCCATTATGATTTTTTTGCATATGCAAGTCAAAGTCAATCAATGGATATTTGTATTTGGAAACCTGACCCAGTACATGTTGGTGAAGTTTGACCTGCTTTTCAGACTGACCTGTCTGTTCATGAAGACATAAATGATTGGGTTGTAGATGGTGGCACCCTTGGCAAAGTAGGCGGGTAACGATGCAGCCAGCGGGTGCCAGGCATAGCCCGGGTTACAGGCGGAGAAGGTGGCGAAAGTAGCGTAGGGGCCCCAGCAGATGACGAAGGCCACGACCATGACGATCACCATTCTGGTGACCTCCCTCTCCGCTTTCTGCGTAGACTCCGAGTCCTTCTGCTGCTGGGCCACCTACGGTGCACCAAAGTCACctgaccactagcacaccttgtATGGCCAATCAAGACCT is part of the Paramormyrops kingsleyae isolate MSU_618 chromosome 17, PKINGS_0.4, whole genome shotgun sequence genome and encodes:
- the pnkp gene encoding bifunctional polynucleotide phosphatase/kinase isoform X5; protein product: MSKQQPHREGQKRSIRDFFSPSPKKSVKRPSSQDDDFSAKRMRKTEPSSGEEDAESLIEEKLKRLQEIAESASTRHSTAETTASASPCSRDQWEQIGHLMLFTAKGVTGRKKIAGFDLDGCIITTKSGKVFPTSPDDWRILYPEIKPKLANLIKDGYKVVFFTNQLGIARGKQRPEVFKSKVEDVLSTLELPVQVFVAAGPGIYRKPVLGMWDYLCKQANDGIAVEKAQSFYVGDAAGRPANWAPGKKKKDFSCSDRLFALNVGLRFHTPEEFFLGWKVAPYSSPPYDPRACDPNDRLYDPPDATLTSPRQEVIVAVGFPASGKSTFFQKHIIPQGYVYVNRDTLGSWQNCVSACERALKEGRSVAVDNTNPDPESRKRYVDVCQKMGVACRCFLFSATLEQAKHNNRFREMMPSEQKHATVNDMIFHSYKNKFVAPSLSEGFSEILQIHFVPSFLDSKSEALYRQFSEG
- the pnkp gene encoding bifunctional polynucleotide phosphatase/kinase isoform X4; amino-acid sequence: MQCMLVSEAGASVPLADGRALILGRGLDSRVSDKKCSRHQVKLVACYEEQSVIVTQLGPNPSSLDAHALGRGKSGCLTKGVTLYLVNQSYPFTVRFSGSPSGSSSPVTPKGKVKMSKQQPHREGQKRSIRDFFSPSPKKSVKRPSSQDDDFSAKRMRKTEPSSGEEDAESLIEEKLKRLQEIAESASTRHSTAETTASASPCSRDQWEQIGHLMLFTAKGVTGRKKIAGFDLDGCIITTKSGKVFPTSPDDWRILYPEIKPKLANLIKDGYKVVFFTNQLGIARGKQRPEVFKSKVEDVLSTLELPVQVFVAAGPGIYRKPVLGMWDYLCKQANDGIAVEKAQSFYVGDAAGRPANWAPGKKKKDFSCSDRLFALNVGLRFHTPEEFFLGWKVAPYSSPPYDPRACDPNDRLYDPPDATLTSPRQEVIVAVGFPASGKSTFFQKHIIPQGYVYVNRDTLGSWQNCVSACERALKEGRSVAVDNTNPDPESRKRYVDVCQKMGVACRCFLFSATLEQAKHNNRFREMMPSEQKHATVNDMIFHSYKNKFVAPSLSEGFSEILQIHFVPSFLDSKSEALYRQFSEG
- the pnkp gene encoding bifunctional polynucleotide phosphatase/kinase isoform X3, giving the protein MQMQCMLVSEAGASVPLADGRALILGRGLDSRVSDKKCSRHQVKLVACYEEQSVIVTQLGPNPSSLDAHALGRGKSGCLTKGVTLYLVNQSYPFTVRFSGSPSGSSSPVTPKGKVKMSKQQPHREGQKRSIRDFFSPSPKKSVKRPSSQDDDFSAKRMRKTEPSSGEEDAESLIEEKLKRLQEIAESASTRHSTAETTASASPCSRDQWEQIGHLMLFTAKGVTGRKKIAGFDLDGCIITTKSGKVFPTSPDDWRILYPEIKPKLANLIKDGYKVVFFTNQLGIARGKQRPEVFKSKVEDVLSTLELPVQVFVAAGPGIYRKPVLGMWDYLCKQANDGIAVEKAQSFYVGDAAGRPANWAPGKKKKDFSCSDRLFALNVGLRFHTPEEFFLGWKVAPYSSPPYDPRACDPNDRLYDPPDATLTSPRQEVIVAVGFPASGKSTFFQKHIIPQGYVYVNRDTLGSWQNCVSACERALKEGRSVAVDNTNPDPESRKRYVDVCQKMGVACRCFLFSATLEQAKHNNRFREMMPSEQKHATVNDMIFHSYKNKFVAPSLSEGFSEILQIHFVPSFLDSKSEALYRQFSEG
- the pnkp gene encoding bifunctional polynucleotide phosphatase/kinase isoform X1; protein product: MNIKLKNSHSQVEGLICIVGKRCINHTCDEILHILKRAWIFSQCSSVFSEGMKEMQCMLVSEAGASVPLADGRALILGRGLDSRVSDKKCSRHQVKLVACYEEQSVIVTQLGPNPSSLDAHALGRGKSGCLTKGVTLYLVNQSYPFTVRFSGSPSGSSSPVTPKGKVKMSKQQPHREGQKRSIRDFFSPSPKKSVKRPSSQDDDFSAKRMRKTEPSSGEEDAESLIEEKLKRLQEIAESASTRHSTAETTASASPCSRDQWEQIGHLMLFTAKGVTGRKKIAGFDLDGCIITTKSGKVFPTSPDDWRILYPEIKPKLANLIKDGYKVVFFTNQLGIARGKQRPEVFKSKVEDVLSTLELPVQVFVAAGPGIYRKPVLGMWDYLCKQANDGIAVEKAQSFYVGDAAGRPANWAPGKKKKDFSCSDRLFALNVGLRFHTPEEFFLGWKVAPYSSPPYDPRACDPNDRLYDPPDATLTSPRQEVIVAVGFPASGKSTFFQKHIIPQGYVYVNRDTLGSWQNCVSACERALKEGRSVAVDNTNPDPESRKRYVDVCQKMGVACRCFLFSATLEQAKHNNRFREMMPSEQKHATVNDMIFHSYKNKFVAPSLSEGFSEILQIHFVPSFLDSKSEALYRQFSEG
- the pnkp gene encoding bifunctional polynucleotide phosphatase/kinase isoform X2, whose amino-acid sequence is MKEMQCMLVSEAGASVPLADGRALILGRGLDSRVSDKKCSRHQVKLVACYEEQSVIVTQLGPNPSSLDAHALGRGKSGCLTKGVTLYLVNQSYPFTVRFSGSPSGSSSPVTPKGKVKMSKQQPHREGQKRSIRDFFSPSPKKSVKRPSSQDDDFSAKRMRKTEPSSGEEDAESLIEEKLKRLQEIAESASTRHSTAETTASASPCSRDQWEQIGHLMLFTAKGVTGRKKIAGFDLDGCIITTKSGKVFPTSPDDWRILYPEIKPKLANLIKDGYKVVFFTNQLGIARGKQRPEVFKSKVEDVLSTLELPVQVFVAAGPGIYRKPVLGMWDYLCKQANDGIAVEKAQSFYVGDAAGRPANWAPGKKKKDFSCSDRLFALNVGLRFHTPEEFFLGWKVAPYSSPPYDPRACDPNDRLYDPPDATLTSPRQEVIVAVGFPASGKSTFFQKHIIPQGYVYVNRDTLGSWQNCVSACERALKEGRSVAVDNTNPDPESRKRYVDVCQKMGVACRCFLFSATLEQAKHNNRFREMMPSEQKHATVNDMIFHSYKNKFVAPSLSEGFSEILQIHFVPSFLDSKSEALYRQFSEG